The following proteins come from a genomic window of Neptunomonas concharum:
- a CDS encoding carboxymuconolactone decarboxylase family protein yields MKDFPAQFKELCTWMDKLGLAIPEAMEGFGLLHKASRTPRALDCKTKELIALGIAVTVRCDGCIAFHVHDAMQAGATKEEIAETVSVSILMGGGPSVVYGIEAMQAVEQYQAQGL; encoded by the coding sequence ATGAAGGACTTCCCTGCGCAATTCAAAGAGCTATGTACTTGGATGGATAAGCTAGGCCTCGCTATTCCAGAAGCGATGGAAGGGTTTGGATTGTTACATAAAGCAAGCCGAACACCTAGAGCACTTGACTGTAAGACAAAAGAGCTAATCGCCCTCGGTATAGCCGTTACCGTTAGATGTGATGGCTGCATCGCTTTTCACGTACATGATGCAATGCAAGCGGGAGCAACAAAAGAGGAGATAGCAGAAACCGTATCTGTATCAATTTTAATGGGCGGTGGACCTTCGGTAGTATATGGCATTGAAGCGATGCAAGCCGTTGAGCAGTACCAAGCTCAAGGGCTGTAG